The Fusarium fujikuroi IMI 58289 draft genome, chromosome FFUJ_chr01 sequence ACATTTTGGTAGCATCGGCCTTGGTGGTCTGCTGTCTAGGACAGAGGTTCTGGAGAAGAACTGCTCTCTGAGTTCGCTTGCTGGGGCTGTCAGCAGCATCGTCACCAAATCGCTCTCGCAATTGGTGCACTACGTGTTTCGTGACTTGAGAAACAGGACCGCTCTCAGCAGGATGGACCAGGGCAACAGTCGTGTCTTCAAAGCCAGGCATCATGGTTCCTgcctcttcgtcctccatCTCGTCATCGGCGAGGATTTCATGGCGGCTTTCCTCCGGGGGGATACTCATTTCACCGAAAGCGCCCTCGAAACCAAGTCCGGTGTCTGAACCAACATCGAGCATGCGTGGTGACTTGGAAGCGCCGTGGTCACTTTCGACATCAGCAATGCCACTGTCACGCTTGCGCTTGAGCTCGTTCATGCCACGAGCAGTGTCTAGTGTGAGCATATTGCGAAGCTCTGGAGCCCAGGCTGAGCTTCGGCCTTCCCCCATGATTGATGAAACGAATCCTCCGCTCTTTTGCATATCCATCAATGCCAGAAGAAAGGGGTCGCGGGGAAGGAATCCACCCTCCCTTATGATATTGTCGCGGTTGGCTTGCTGTTGCTTGATGTGGTTACTTGAGAGAGCGATTTCTTCATCGGGTGTGAGtatcttttgtttcttggcGCGCTGTGCCGGTCGTCGAATGACTTGGTCTTCCTCGTGGTCGGGTTCATAAAGGTCTGCCATCTGGTATCTCGAGTGATCCTGTTCTAGCTGTGCAACCCGGTCTTCGTCGATGTCGGAAAGCGGCGACTCCGAAATTCGAGGAGGGGGGTAAGCTGCGATATCAGGTACTTGGGAGACATCGTCAGGGTTGAAGTCGAGTACCATCGGGTCAAGATCTTCGCCGTCATGGATCTGAACGCGCTCGTCGGGCAGATCTAAAGTCATCGCTCGATCGTCGTCCTTTTGGGGGAAATCAAGCTCTGAATCATCAACCTCGGGACCAGCTGTTGTGCGATCCTCCCTTCGGCCACCTTCGGGCTCAAGGCCTGTCccttcaaggccaagatcatcaagaccgAAATCCAATTCCAGATCAATATTCCCCATCGGTGCAATCATGTCATCTTCCATTCCCATGCCATCGTTAAGAAACTGGCTGTTGTCGTAATCTTCCTGAAGGTTGATGTCACGCTGACTGGCGCGTCCTTTGCGGCCAATTGGAGCAGCAGTCACATCCTCCACCTGAGACAAAAGCCAGTTTGCGTCTGGTGGAGGAGGTAGTTCGAAATTATCGTATGGGGTGATTCTGTCAGGAAGCGTCAGGGCTTCCCGGTTGGGGATTTGTAGGTTGACGGCCATGTCGTTGTTGCCCGAAGACCGAAATGCCTTGAGAGAATTAGTGTACTCGGCCATGCAGCGCGTCATGGGGAGGGATTACCATTTTGATCTTCATCATAGCTTCATTACAATCATCCAAAAGATAACGCGTCTTTCTTTGGTAGATTCGAACCACACCCAAAAGCAGCTGACTACTTAGTCGCAAGGCCATCGGCGCCTGGCTAGgcatgatgatggcatcCACACTGTCTTTGACATTGGATTGGAGGATATGATTCTTTGATAGCTTGCGCTCGAGGTTGGCAGAAAGCCAGACGCGGGCGAGCGGCCCGCTCTTGTTGAGCAAAGTCTCTGAGTAGAACATGATGCACTCGCGTAATTACGCGGTATAAATGTGAGAAGAGGCAATTACCCACgcgaagagaaaagagaaaaagttGGATTCCAATGTTGAGGGGTTCTTTTCAGGTACAGGTGATAGTGATGGTTAGTGGGAGAACAAGAATAAGTTGATGAACACCAAGACTGGGGGCGCGTCGGGTAAACAAGCTCTTGGTGGAAGGATAGCTCTACGCGCAAAAGCAACGTCGCGCGTACCCCAAAAGCACGAGGCAATTCGAAAAGGTCGCGGAATATAATGAGGATGTTATAGCGACCAAAATTCTGGCGATAGCGACGGTGTCGGGAGTGCAGTAAAGTGGCAAGGCGTGTGCGCGGGCGGGATTATCGCGACGTAAGGCAGTCAAGGTATTTTATCAGAAGGGAAAATGGGACCTGGACCTTGAAGAGGGGGGATGCTGTGGTCGTTGTCCAACGGTAAATGGCGTGGCTGGGGGCATCTCAGGCCTGTGGGTGGCAGGAGTAGGTACCTATTGCGGTGTACGGAGACAGGTTTATCCGCGGAACGATGTGCTTTAATTGGTCAGTCATGATCATCGGCTAGCAAGGTCTCCCAACCAACACTGCCAAAATTTGTGGATGATGGCTCATCTGCTCATGTAACTGGAGTGCTTGGATCCGTCGACTATTCTGAAACTGAGGTCATCACCTCATATGAGGCACCCCTGGGTCCTTTAGAATGATGATAGTTGCAGTAAGTCTAtgttggccttcttcctttttgaAGGCATGAGCGTTGAACATGAAAAATCGATCGTCTCTACCAATATCCATAGGATCACTTACTTGCATGGATTTCATAGTTCCTATATAGTAGATGCCCGTACATACATTCTACTCGATCAATTATTAATTACCCATGCAATATCTAGACCTAGTGACCCCAAACTTCCGGTATTGACTATTTCCTTAAACTCAGTTTTCCCAACCCAAATAGTCCATCATTGTGGCTTAAACCTGCAGCAAAAGCATCATTAGCCTAGCGTTACGAAGCTGGGCGGGAATCATTTAACGTTACCCTAAATACAGAACCAATCTTGACTCGTTCTCTAAGCCAGATTTCGTCTTTCAGGTGATGCTACtggctgatgagcttctAAAGTCGATATGCAAGCCCCTGGCAGCCTTGCCGAGCCCTTGAAAGGTACTAGCTCCGACCCGCTCATCGAAGGACAAGACACATGGACATCTTAGGACAACCTTAAGTTCCGTTTAGGTCTCCCAACACATCCTCACGTCTACCTACTTTTGTTCTTGctggcctcttcctcttctcgctTTTCTGTGCACCCATGATTGAGTCTCTTCTTTAACAGGGCTGAAGCGAGCCGTTTCCTTGGTTGACTTCTGACTGTCCAGTCTTGGGATAACTAACTTTCTCGTGGCAACTTTGCTCCATGTCCTGACATTCCCTTTTCATGCTATTCAACATCCACGGGcctttttctcctcctcatgaCTTTGCGCATCTGATCTCGAACTAATTCAAACACCCATGCATTCGACGGATTTTGCTCTACAATTGTAATACAACCGCTTGCGCGTCCTTCTGTCGATATGCAATTGCCATGGGGCGGCCGCGACGGTCCGGGAAATGACACCTTGCTACCGACATCCAGCATCCCTTCCATCACCGGGCATGCTGCAGATGGCATTGATTCCAAGGATGGCGATCGTCCACAGCGCCCAGGTCGTCACGTCCGGACCACGTCTTCTGATGCACGGGTTAGTCTCAACATGCGCAGCCTCTGTAACATACTCGATTTCCATGGACCCAAACTAACAACTCCACCAGAACGTTGCCGATCATTTCTCCTATATGACCCCGAGCGAAGCCGCAGCGAATTTACGGACATCACTCACCCTTGGCCTTACTCCAACCGAAGCTCTGACCAGACTCGGCGAATATGGTCCGAATGAAATTCCTCACGAGGATCCAGAGCCATTATGGCTACGATTCGTTAAACAATTCCAGGAGCCCCTTATTCTGCTGCTTCTAGTTTCTGCCGGTACATCGCTCCTCTTGGGAAACATGGATGACGCTATCAGCATCACAGTCGCTGTGACAATTGTCGTGTCCGTCGGGTTCATACAAGAGTATCGTTCTGAGAAGTCTATCGAGGCTCTTAACCACCTCGTGCCGAATCATGCCCATCTGGTCCGTGGTCAGAGCAAGACGTCGTCGTTGGGGAAGACTACCACCTGGCCACCGCGTACAGATGATGCCGATTCAGCCTTGACCCCGGGCTCTGTCACTCCAGTCAGCGATATTCTGGATGCGACCTCTTCCAAGGTCATGGCTTCTCAGCTGGTTCCTGGCGATCTCGTTCTGTTTACCACCGGTGATCGCATTCCTGCCGACATCCGTGTTACCAAAGCCGCAGACTTGACGATTGATGCATCAAACCTCACTGGAGAGACGGAGCCTGTGAGGGTGACGGCTGAGGCACGTAGCCGTGGATTTGGCTCATATGGTCTTGACAAGTCACAATTGCCTCGACCCAACTCTCTTGCCCCCTCTGAGCATGGAGATTCTCACGGAGATGGTATTCATAATATCGCATATATGGGAACATTGGTGAAGTCGGGCCATGGTCAGGGTATTGTCTTTGCAACTGGAGGCCATACACACTTTGGAACTATTGCTGTTAGCGTTTCTGGCACCGAGAGTCCAAGATCACCGCTTCAGTTATCCATGGACGACCTTGGCTCGCAGCTCAGTAAAGCTTCATTTGTGGTAATTGGCCTCATCTCAGTTGTCGGTTGGCTCCAGGGGAAGAAACTTCTTGAGATCTTCACTATTTCGATATCACTTGCCGTTGCCGCCATCCCTGAAGGTCTGCCTATTATTGTCACTGTCACGTTGGCTCTGGGTGTTCATCGCATGGCTAGGCATAATGCGATCGTCCGAAGGATGCCCAAGGTCGAGACTTTGGGATCCGTAAATGTAGTTTGCACTGATAAAACAGGTATGAAATTGGGCGTCACGCGCGGAAATGAGCTAACAGGAGCGTTCAAGGCACCCTTACTACGAACCACATGACAACTACTCGAATGTGGTATTTTGGAGCACAAGAACCTGTCCCGGTGGAGTCTGATCacgatgatgttgaaacGAATCCAGACCTTAACCAGGCCACCCTTCGAGTGCTTCGTATAGGCAACATTGCCAATGATGCACGGCTTGCGCAAAAGTATACAGAGCATGGACAAGCCGCAACAGCTGTACTTTCGTCGACCGTAGGACGTGGTCAGGTTTCCACATATACCCGCTGGGTTGGACAACCTACTGACGTTGCCATGCTGGACCTCCTTGATCGCTTCAAGGAACACGATGTTAGAGAATCTATCGGCCCTCGAGTGAGCGAGACACCTTTCAGCTCTGAACGAAAGTGGATGGGTGTCACAATTGGATCCGAAACAAAGGGAGACAAGGAATTCGCTTACATGAAGGGCTCTATCGAAAAGGTTCTCGCAGCCTGTGACACTTATCTCGAAAAGGATGGAAGGGAAATTGTACTTGACTCTGCACGTCGTCAGGAGGCTCTTCAAGCCGCCGAAGCCATGGCTGTCCAAGGTCTACGGGTATTGGCATTTGCCAGCGGTTCCGTCACGCGCCCATTGAGAAGCAAATCCGCAGCGCGCAGCACCTCTGGTTTTGACCGAAGCGAGAGTCCATCTTCTCACAGCCCAGAAGACATTTACAAAAATCTCACCTTTGCGGGTCTTGTTGGTATGCGTGATCCTCCGCGACCCGGAGTTGGACGTTCAATCAGGCGCTTGATGCGAGGTGGGGTCAAGGTCATCATGATTACCGGCGATGCAGAGACGACAGCGCTTGCGATAGGAAAGCAACTGGGCATGAACATTGCGGTCCCTAGTGGACATGCAGGCGGCCAGAACACTGTAAGACCTGTGCTGCGCGGTGACGAGGTCGACAGGATGTCGGAGGAAGATCTGGCACAGGCCATGCAACACACAACCATTTTTGCACGAACGAACCCAGACCACAAGCTGAAGATCATTCGAGCCCTCC is a genomic window containing:
- a CDS encoding related to double-strand-break repair protein rad21, encoding MFYSETLLNKSGPLARVWLSANLERKLSKNHILQSNVKDSVDAIIMPSQAPMALRLSSQLLLGVVRIYQRKTRYLLDDCNEAMMKIKMAFRSSGNNDMAVNLQIPNREALTLPDRITPYDNFELPPPPDANWLLSQVEDVTAAPIGRKGRASQRDINLQEDYDNSQFLNDGMGMEDDMIAPMGNIDLELDFGLDDLGLEGTGLEPEGGRREDRTTAGPEVDDSELDFPQKDDDRAMTLDLPDERVQIHDGEDLDPMVLDFNPDDVSQVPDIAAYPPPRISESPLSDIDEDRVAQLEQDHSRYQMADLYEPDHEEDQVIRRPAQRAKKQKILTPDEEIALSSNHIKQQQANRDNIIREGGFLPRDPFLLALMDMQKSGGFVSSIMGEGRSSAWAPELRNMLTLDTARGMNELKRKRDSGIADVESDHGASKSPRMLDVGSDTGLGFEGAFGEMSIPPEESRHEILADDEMEDEEAGTMMPGFEDTTVALVHPAESGPVSQVTKHVVHQLRERFGDDAADSPSKRTQRAVLLQNLCPRQQTTKADATKMFFECLVLATKDAIKVEQGPGLGDDIRIRAKRGLWGAWAEREAGGEMSQDNDAPNEPEHAAVASTAVAVSA
- a CDS encoding probable calcium P-type ATPase → MQLPWGGRDGPGNDTLLPTSSIPSITGHAADGIDSKDGDRPQRPGRHVRTTSSDARNVADHFSYMTPSEAAANLRTSLTLGLTPTEALTRLGEYGPNEIPHEDPEPLWLRFVKQFQEPLILLLLVSAGTSLLLGNMDDAISITVAVTIVVSVGFIQEYRSEKSIEALNHLVPNHAHLVRGQSKTSSLGKTTTWPPRTDDADSALTPGSVTPVSDILDATSSKVMASQLVPGDLVLFTTGDRIPADIRVTKAADLTIDASNLTGETEPVRVTAEARSRGFGSYGLDKSQLPRPNSLAPSEHGDSHGDGIHNIAYMGTLVKSGHGQGIVFATGGHTHFGTIAVSVSGTESPRSPLQLSMDDLGSQLSKASFVVIGLISVVGWLQGKKLLEIFTISISLAVAAIPEGLPIIVTVTLALGVHRMARHNAIVRRMPKVETLGSVNVVCTDKTGTLTTNHMTTTRMWYFGAQEPVPVESDHDDVETNPDLNQATLRVLRIGNIANDARLAQKYTEHGQAATAVLSSTVGRGQVSTYTRWVGQPTDVAMLDLLDRFKEHDVRESIGPRVSETPFSSERKWMGVTIGSETKGDKEFAYMKGSIEKVLAACDTYLEKDGREIVLDSARRQEALQAAEAMAVQGLRVLAFASGSVTRPLRSKSAARSTSGFDRSESPSSHSPEDIYKNLTFAGLVGMRDPPRPGVGRSIRRLMRGGVKVIMITGDAETTALAIGKQLGMNIAVPSGHAGGQNTVRPVLRGDEVDRMSEEDLAQAMQHTTIFARTNPDHKLKIIRALQSRGDIVAMTGDGVNDAPALKKADIGISMGRHGTDVAKEAADMILTDDDFSTILRAIEEGKGIFNNIQNFLTFQLSTSAASLALVFICTCFGFKSPLNAMQILWINIIMDGPPAQSLGVERVDPDVMTKPPRRRGDPVLTKSLITRVLTSAAIITIGTMLIYRREMMADAQVTRRDTTMTFTCFVFFDMFNALSCRSESKSVLQGEVGLFSNNLFNWAVSLSIAGQLLVIYFPWLQETFQTEALGFFDLIRLVLLCSTVFWADELRKYLKYKKRRFGNGYSQAV